The sequence AGACAGTGAATTGTGACTAAGATCAAGGATTATTTGCAAATTCACCAGATTACCAAGCGTTGCCGGAATTCTTCCGCTGAAATTATTTCTATCCAGATGTAACTCCAGCAATTTTTGCAAATTGCCGATCTCTGATGGAATTTCACCGTACAGCTTATTTCTGCTCAAAGCTAAAGTTTCTAGCACAGTCAACTTCCCAATCTGCACTGGTATTGTCCCTGTAAGGTCATTGTCGCTTATGTCCAGCACAGACAATGTGCTTATATTGCCAATCTCAGGTGGAATACTTCCTCTTATGTAATTGCTGGAAATATTAAGCTTACCGAGATTTTGGAGGCCAGTAATCTTCAGAGGAATTGTCCCTGTGAAATAGTTCCTCGACATGACGAGTACAGTAAGGTTGTGGCACTGACCCAAAACAGGCGGAATTTTACCGTAAAGCTGATTAGAACTGATATCCAGGTATGACAAACTCGGATATTCTCCAAAGGCATCCGTTATGCTTCCTTCCAGCTGATTTTGCTCTAGCCGAACCCGAACCAGGCTCTTGCAATCCCTAAAACTCGCCGGTATAGGACCTGAAAATTTGTTGCGATTCACTGTTAAAAGCTGCAGCTTTCCCCGTTGACAGATCTGCGGAGGAAGATTGCCTGTCAGGCTGTTGTTGGAGATGCTTACTCTTAGAATATCACTGTACTTCCCCAAGCTTTGAGAAATGTTACCTGAAAGAAGATTGTTATGAAGATAGAGCACAGTCAAATTAGGAAGCACAAATATACCTCCTGGAATGTTGCCTGTCAAGTTGTTGCTGGAAAGATCAAAAGTCTGTACGGCCTTCAGATTGCCTAGCTCCGCAGGAATGCTTTCATTGAGATTATTCTCGAAGAGATTGAGCGTCACTAGAAATTTTAAATTTCCGAGCTCAGGAGGAACGGCGCCGGTCAAAGAATTCTGCGACAAATCGAGTTCTTGCAAGCTCGAGCAATTCCCAATCTCCGCCGGAATGGCTCCCGCAAAGGAATTCTCATACAGATACAGAATATGGAGCTTCTTCAACATTCCTACTTGTGCAGGAATTCTGCCATCCATGTTATTCCCTTGGAGCTGCAGCGAAATCAAATTCGTCCAGTTCCCCAGAAATCTACCATCAAGTGCTCCCGTAAGAAGATTTCCTGACATTCCAAGCTCACTTACGCTGGACAAAGAAGCGAAGCTAAGCGGTATAGGACCTTCCAGCTTATTGAGCGACAAATCCATGAACATTAAATTCAAGCACTGTCCGAGCTCTTCTGGTATATTTCCTTCCAAACTGTTGTTGTGAAGATCCAGTCTCTGCAAGAACGTTAAATCCCCCAAACTAGCTGGAATTCTGCCTCCCAACTGGTTCCAGAAAAGCTCCAGTATTTGCAGCTTGTGTAACCTACCTAACTCCATTGGAATTGGTCCGGTAAAATTATTTGCCCCCAGACGAAGCACCTGTAGCTTTGTAAGATTCCCGATTTGTGCTGGTATGCCGCCACTGAGAGAATTCACTGTGAGATTGATGAAAGCCAGATTCTTCATCCCTGTGAGCTCTAAAGGAATACGCCCCACCAGAAAATTCTGGCTGAGGTCTAAGACCTCTAGATTTCTGCATTTAGCAATAAACAAAGGGAATTCACCACTGAAGGAGTTCAAATAAAGCCGCAGAACTTTCAGCGACTGCAAGTTGCCAATTTCGGAAGGAATCAAATCGAGATAATTCGAATCCAAATCCAGAACAGTGAGGTTACTACAATTGCCAATTCCAGGCGGTATGGGACCAGCCAAATTATTGCTAGAGAGCGACAAAGACTGCAACTTGGTAAGCTTTCCCAGCTCTGGCGGGATTTCTCCTTGAAGACTATTATTTCCCAGGCTCAGAATTCTAAGGCTCTGCATTTGTCCGAGCTCCAGCGGAATTTTCCCAGAAAGATAATTATCCTCGAGCACAAGTTCCTCAAGGTTTGTCAGATTGAGAAAGGAAGCTGGAATGCTTCCGGTTAAGTTATTGTGACTGAGATCAATTCTTTTCAGGCTAAGAAGAGAGGAAACAGGGGAACTCAGGGAGCCTTGCAGATTTAACGAAGCTAAATCGATAGCACTCACCCTTTGGAACTTATCACATGTGATTCCAGTCCATTTGCAGGGAAACTGGGAAGATTCATTCCACGAAGAAAGCAACTTCTGTGATTCTTGGTCCAGACCATTCTTGAACAAAATCAACGCTTTCCCTTCCTGAGACAAACTGGAGCTGAACCAGAAGCCATTAGCAAACAACACGATGAACACCAACAGCTTGGCACCCATTTTGCTCTAGGAAACCAGAAGATCATCCTTGGTTAGAAGCAACCAATAAAACAGAAACCTCACAGGAGCAGCTGAATTGAATGGAATTGAAACTCGTGAATGGTGATCTCATCTTATTGGTACTGGTCAAAGGATTTTGGCAGTGCCAGCTCAGAGCACTGGTCTAGAAGTCCTAAGTCAACTTTAAACTACCTAAAGCGTGGGAGGCTGGCTACAGGAAGGGATCCTTATCCCGTACTTTTTGCTTTATATACATTGAACTGCATTCAAAATTtaacttttctttgaaccatttctTCAATGTGCAGAAACTTACAAAGGCGACTTTAAATTCACCGACCTGATAATTAGTTGAGCTGTAGAGGGGCATTGACTAGACAACTTACCTACTTCAACAATACGTGGGGAGGCTGCTCCCTACTTTGTAGTGGGATATTTATATTTCAAAGCTTCAtgtttttaaaactattttttacaCTAAGCGTGTTTCCGTGTGTCCTACCCAGTTTAAATCCTAGTGCTCCAATGACCCTCGCTAGTCTCTTACAACAATAAAGCATAATTACTATTccagtaccatcaaatttagtgccCGTCTCCATCGTTGTTATCTAAAATATTTTGTATTTTCTCCTATTGCGAAATTATTTTCTTAAATCAACCATAAATTTTTTAGAGATCACGGGTCATGTTGTTGCGGTGTTTACGCCGTACTAATATTTTATAGCCACATCGTCAAGTTTAATCTTGcttgataattttttttaatcttgcttgatattatggacctattattaCTCTCGAAGCCTCTTTTCTATGGGAGATAATATATATTTATCTTCAGGCTCCACTCTTATCTAAAATGGAATAAATATAGTAGAAAAATGAAAAGTTTGGAAGCattgtttttatttatatttataagtCATTTAGTATAAGAAATTAGTTAATACTTTTATTACAATATATGGAATTGTAAAGTATATATTTAGAGAGGTAaatcatataaaatgtaaaatatgATATTATGATTGGTAATTTTAAGGTTAAAAGATACTAGTATTAAAAagtcaattttttattaaaaaatgatctTAAAAactttttaatgatattttattaaatattgagcaattttaaaaatttaatgaaTCTTGATCATGTTGTATGAGATGTTTTTGGATTCAACTATGTAAAAGATTTTTACATCAACGTTTCGGGTCACACTACGTGAATCATCATCTAGATGTAAGAGAGTAACTTCAGGAGAAAAATTCTAATAAGTTCAATCTTTGATCATGTAAATAGATATGTTTGCACATATTCTAATGGGTTAAATTGGAATCTAATAATgacaaacatttttttattatgagaaaaacaagttttgaagggaccctgaaaccctttacatcagattacaaaagatagatcaaataaagtccattcaaaaaaaaattacagcAAAAACAATCGCACAGGACTGAGAGACGGCAGAAGACAAACAAAAGATCGCTCAGCCCACAAAAAGAGCAAAAGGCCAGCAAAATATCAGCACAGAACCAGCAAAAGAAAAAGATTAATCGAGATTTTTAAGGTTCTCCTCAACATCAACGCTAATTTGGTGCATCTTCTTGGCGACATTCTTCAAGTCCAGAATGCCCTGAGGCAATTCAATGGCTTTCTTCTTCATACTATCTCGAGTGCGCTTTCCTGGAAGACCTAAATCATCAGCATCGACAACCATCTCCTTATCCATGTCCATAATAGCCCTATCCATGTGATCTTTCTCCAACTTGCTAACCATGGTAGACATAGTATTTGCAAAGCCTTCATAATATTCTGACTAGTTTCCAAAATTCACTAAAGGGTAGCCTCACATTTTGCAATTCTGGCCTCCATATCCACAATTGTTTAGTTAGATATTTCCTTAACACGTTGAGTAGCTTCCATACTCTTGGCCAAACAATTTGTCATCACCTTTTTTTCTCTTTCAGTCCACAAGACACCTATCGAAGTACCCTCAACCATCTCTTTACCAGCATCAACAGGGTGAGCACTCACAGTACCATGCAGCAAATCTTTAGCATTAGCATGCATAACTTCCATCTTGGAAGATAAAGATTGTTGCTTAAGATTGAAGTTTTTTATTTCATAGAACACCCACCTAAAAAGACGGAAAACCTCCAATGATCTTTTTTTGGTGACATTGATCACATCAAAAGGTATCTCTGTTTAGGATGAAAATCATGTGGGGAAAAATCCGTCGAATCCTGAGAATTTTGTTCCGAGCCATGAGAGGAAGAAGACACCTCGACATTTTGAGTTTGGTCCAGGGAATCCTGGTCATCAGAGCTATCCAAAACCTTCAAAGTGGCTTTTTGAGATTTTCCCTTAGGGCATTTACTCGAGCCTTTTTGCAACCATCTTCACCCCATTTTTGGCCTTTTTGCTAGAATGAGGGGCATAATCCCCATCATCACTATCAGTTTCCCATCCTTCTGACTCTGAATCCTCACTATCATCAATATCTTCAGAAGTAACAGGGGATGGCTTACTGGGGTTTTCAGAAGCCCTAGCTTTCAAATGCTCAAATATCAGAGCAATTAAACCTTGGCGTAAAACAAGATTAACATGGGGGTTttccttaaaatcaacaatagtagCATTCAACGAAGACAACAAATAAAACGGGAACGACATTTTCTCATTATGACGGAAATGGTTAAGGAACAAAAAATGATACCCGTAGATTTTAGTGAATCTGTTGTCCAGAGTGAAGAACTCCATAATCACCTTCAGAAGCCCTCTCCATATGGCTTTAATCTACTTCGGCTCAAAGTGGGTCTTATTGGCTTTCACCAGGCATTCACGTTCCTTCTCTTTCTTAGGGAATCTCTTCACAGCAACATCGGAGATTTTTCTATCTCTATAAAATTTAATCCCCTCCGTTGACATTCCCATCACATCAGCAATAAGCTCTTCATTAATCTCGGTCACCCTTCCAACTAGATGCACCttaccatccttccatcccttcacAAATTATCTCGTAACACTCTGGTTATGCCCATGCAACTTCTCCAGAAAAGTCACCACTCCCCCCTTATGCAATTTGTGTCAAATGGTAGGATTCTTCTTCCAATTAGCACAGTTAGGAGGTTCCACCTGACGCCACTGACCCCCCATAGTATTGAAACTTAGCTCAGAGACAACCAACTTTCGAAGAATAGGGTTTGCAACAGAAAAACCAGCAATGACTCCAAAATCAAATAATGCCCAGAAAGCATGTGAAGTCTGGCAGTAATAATAGCAACTTAAGGCAACCAACCCAAATGCTTGCTagaaaattatgacaaaattaataACTTTCATCATCGAAAATAGTAGGGAGCTCCTCATATCTACCATGTGTTAGATCGTGCATAAGGAGTGACCGAACCTCAAAATCCAAAGTATCTTCATTAAACCACACCTTCGTAGTGTTAATTCTAATCCCTGTGTTAGCGAAATAGTCCACTACACAATTACCTTCTCTATAGTTATGAGAAATATAAGACTCCTCAAAAGTATTGATTATATTCTTAGAGGCATTAATAATATTTTCAATCGTCCATGAAGGTGAACTTTTCCCCTTAAGACATTGAATAATATTATTTGAATCTCCCTCAATCCACACCTTCCTGCATCGAAGTTGCTTAGCAATTTGCAAAGTTTGGAAGGCGCCCATGGCTTCAGCAAGGTGGTTGGGGTGATCGTATGGATCtgtgtcgcactttaggctaacaatgcatATTCCGGTCGGAAGGGTTCCGACTGGACTGATTTGGCAGCCACGCAACTCTCATGTGGGAAGGGGTTTCAGGCCAAAAACACCTTGCCCTATATAAAACCCAAAATCCgcccaagcccctcattttgcattgagcggcTTGGAGTTGAGCAGGAGGGCGAAAATATTTCCAGAGATCCGGCCGGAAGGGTTTCGGCGGTAAgtccctttttttaattttttaaaaaatgtatttattgtatcatattaatttatgtttgtttttttaaaatagttttttaatataaaattaattttttgatagcaaattagtttcttttaatttattttaaatagtttaaaaaaatttaaaaaatgtatttatagtatcatattagtttagaatattagaaaataaatacatacatgtacataaatacacacatacatacaatacatacacaaacatgcacatacacacatacatacatacatacatacatacatacatacatacacacacatgcatacaaacctacatacatatatacacatatatacacaaacatacatacctacctacatacatacatacatacatatacatacatataaaataattatatgtacaccttaggacatacacatgcacatacatacattaACATATATGCAtaggtctacataca is a genomic window of Cryptomeria japonica chromosome 7, Sugi_1.0, whole genome shotgun sequence containing:
- the LOC131048676 gene encoding probable leucine-rich repeat receptor-like protein kinase At5g63930, with the translated sequence MGAKLLVFIVLFANGFWFSSSLSQEGKALILFKNGLDQESQKLLSSWNESSQFPCKWTGITCDKFQRVSAIDLASLNLQGSLSSPVSSLLSLKRIDLSHNNLTGSIPASFLNLTNLEELVLEDNYLSGKIPLELGQMQSLRILSLGNNSLQGEIPPELGKLTKLQSLSLSSNNLAGPIPPGIGNCSNLTVLDLDSNYLDLIPSEIGNLQSLKVLRLYLNSFSGEFPLFIAKCRNLEVLDLSQNFLVGRIPLELTGMKNLAFINLTVNSLSGGIPAQIGNLTKLQVLRLGANNFTGPIPMELGRLHKLQILELFWNQLGGRIPASLGDLTFLQRLDLHNNSLEGNIPEELGQCLNLMFMDLSLNKLEGPIPLSFASLSSVSELGMSGNLLTGALDGRFLGNWTNLISLQLQGNNMDGRIPAQVGMLKKLHILYLYENSFAGAIPAEIGNCSSLQELDLSQNSLTGAVPPELGNLKFLVTLNLFENNLNESIPAELGNLKAVQTFDLSSNNLTGNIPGGIFVLPNLTVLYLHNNLLSGNISQSLGKYSDILRVSISNNSLTGNLPPQICQRGKLQLLTVNRNKFSGPIPASFRDCKSLVRVRLEQNQLEGSITDAFGEYPSLSYLDISSNQLYGKIPPVLGQCHNLTVLVMSRNYFTGTIPLKITGLQNLGKLNISSNYIRGSIPPEIGNISTLSVLDISDNDLTGTIPVQIGKLTVLETLALSRNKLYGEIPSEIGNLQKLLELHLDRNNFSGRIPATLGNLVNLQIILDLSHNSLSGTIPAQLTNLQSLIILNLSHNNLTGRIPSSFPDLLSLSSLDLSYNDLEGPVPRFRQVSIFTSYAGNAKLCGTGGGLKSCTSNSVNQKDEGKSSPTRKIVAIVVPIASALVILAAAGAIFKCWTRQRTVTGEPDEEKDNFSLWHSDSSKDMLGEILRSTENFNEKYCIGRGGSAAVYKAVLPSGQTFAVKKLFPTIDGAAADRKSFLSEIEALAGVRHRNIVKLFGYCSQSPLRLLVYAYVENGSLGQILHSEKAKDLQWATRYKIVQGIAHALAYLHHDCDPPVVHRDITCNNVLLDSSMEPCVSDFGTAKLLNIDSSTVSKVAGSYGYMAPEIAYTMKVTEKCDVYSFGVLALEVMSGKHPIGEGQNGVLSSEGIPDNGGDDVFVKDILDARLEPPKGAMVDKILYLLKMAFDCRNSSPSHRPSMRDVAKFLAATDENIRKSKVHEYYLNTLTLSQLLSDS